In one Candidatus Lokiarchaeota archaeon genomic region, the following are encoded:
- a CDS encoding 4Fe-4S ferredoxin, with product MIREKGRLLLVGSCMMSRYPEIVEEHVKRKGGYAILQVCLEETHVNQAGFKIGSIVRYSNLEEVVALTVDGSPHCVQLHFVIEDIKRHFTPDVETDHYVVERGKVHQISPKAVKRARHLSKIQKMFDKG from the coding sequence ATGATACGCGAAAAGGGCAGGCTTCTTTTGGTTGGCTCGTGTATGATGAGCCGATATCCTGAGATTGTTGAGGAGCACGTAAAAAGAAAGGGAGGATATGCGATTCTCCAAGTTTGTTTGGAGGAAACTCATGTGAATCAAGCAGGTTTCAAAATCGGCTCTATTGTGCGATATTCTAATCTAGAGGAGGTCGTAGCACTTACTGTTGATGGCAGCCCCCACTGTGTGCAGCTTCACTTTGTAATCGAGGATATCAAACGGCACTTCACACCAGATGTAGAGACTGACCATTATGTGGTTGAGAGAGGTAAGGTTCATCAGATATCGCCGAAAGCCGTGAAAAGAGCACGACACCTTTCCAAAATCCAGAAGATGTTCGATAAGGGTTGA
- the leuS gene encoding leucine--tRNA ligase, which yields MPSLAPHTNQCESVVSLLSDYTKIETKWQQRWEDDGIFEVDPDPSKPKFFVTVPYPYTNGALHIGHGRTYTVGDLIARYKRMKGYNVLFPMASHMTGTPILGMCERIKEGDPDAIEQYKRDLRLYLDSEEEVEEQIQEFTNPWTTAKFFADVIHKDFKRLGYGIDWRRKFTTGDDIYNQFVTWQYHKLMDEGYIRKGSHPLLYCPNCGNPVGEDDLLEGETAKIKEFTAIKFGFKDGYLVPATLRPETVFGVTNMWINPNATYVWAKVDGEKWVVSKTAAEKMKLQDKDIEIIETFPGSEIVGRDAKAVHDEHDILILPADFVDPANATGVVYSVPGHAPFDYVALKDLWENPSSLEEYGISAEDIRAVEPISMIEIEGYGELPAKEAVEKHGIDSQKEAKHLEEVTQEVYKAEFYDGVMKENCEQFSGRPIKEVKEDVIEWMKSNNRADVFYEPDQRPVVCKCGTDVRVAVLAGQWFLDYESPGWKKEAWKALNEMCILPETFRNLFEATFDWLAQRPCARKRGIGTELPFDDEWIIEALSDSTIYMAFYTIVNTIKEEDLDPEQLTVAFFDYVYLGEGDKNELSQETGISVELLDSMRDEFLYWYPNDQRHTAPSHISNHLSFAIFHHVAIFPEKHWLQCISLNEHVIMEGSKMSKSKGNVIPLVEIPKKYGADVYRIYAISAAEPGSLMDWRESDVPAVKNRLRQFMNIIERFGRTETVEFEDPEDLATPTRWLLSKANSAAAKCGEFIDNLKLRDYSIRVTSDMIRTVNEYLNRSEVPSKERDDVMAYVSDIWVRLIAPLAPHAAEEMWENMGHDDYISLASWPEADNQLIDPTAEQAHEIVQRAIDDVEEIQKLLKDETPEQVHVYVSPQWKFDALDSVAEADLPIVTGKLMGHLMSKEQFREHGGDVKKIVDRILKENGVWDYSDSAKQELAVFNDAEDYMCAALDLEVHVHDAADPEYDPKGKATFALPGRPSLYLE from the coding sequence ATACCTTCTCTGGCTCCTCACACAAACCAATGCGAGTCGGTGGTGTCTTTATTGAGTGATTACACCAAGATTGAGACAAAATGGCAACAACGCTGGGAAGATGATGGTATTTTTGAGGTCGACCCCGACCCGTCGAAACCGAAATTCTTCGTGACGGTTCCTTATCCATATACAAATGGAGCACTGCATATCGGGCATGGTCGAACATATACCGTAGGAGATCTTATCGCTCGTTACAAACGTATGAAGGGCTACAATGTTCTGTTTCCAATGGCGTCTCACATGACTGGCACTCCGATTCTAGGGATGTGTGAGCGAATCAAAGAAGGCGATCCAGATGCTATTGAGCAATACAAGCGAGACCTGCGTCTCTATCTGGACTCAGAAGAAGAAGTAGAAGAGCAAATCCAAGAATTCACAAATCCGTGGACTACAGCGAAATTCTTTGCTGATGTCATACACAAGGACTTCAAACGGCTTGGATATGGAATTGATTGGCGTCGGAAATTCACTACTGGTGATGATATCTACAACCAGTTCGTCACGTGGCAGTACCATAAGCTCATGGATGAAGGATACATCCGCAAAGGTTCTCATCCTCTCCTTTATTGTCCAAATTGTGGCAATCCTGTAGGCGAAGATGACCTGTTGGAAGGAGAGACCGCGAAGATAAAGGAATTCACAGCCATCAAATTCGGTTTCAAAGATGGCTATCTGGTACCTGCCACTCTGCGGCCAGAGACCGTATTTGGCGTTACAAACATGTGGATTAATCCAAATGCCACCTATGTCTGGGCGAAAGTGGATGGTGAGAAGTGGGTTGTATCCAAAACCGCCGCCGAGAAGATGAAACTGCAGGACAAAGATATTGAGATAATCGAAACCTTCCCCGGTTCAGAAATCGTTGGCAGGGATGCAAAAGCTGTCCATGATGAACATGATATCCTCATTCTTCCCGCTGATTTTGTTGATCCAGCTAACGCAACAGGAGTTGTTTATTCTGTTCCAGGCCACGCTCCCTTTGACTATGTTGCGTTGAAAGATTTGTGGGAGAACCCATCCAGTCTAGAAGAATATGGAATCAGTGCTGAAGATATTCGAGCTGTTGAACCTATCAGCATGATTGAGATAGAAGGATATGGAGAACTACCAGCAAAGGAAGCTGTTGAGAAACATGGTATCGATTCTCAGAAGGAGGCTAAGCATCTAGAGGAGGTTACCCAGGAGGTCTACAAGGCTGAATTCTATGATGGTGTCATGAAGGAAAATTGCGAGCAGTTTTCAGGCCGTCCTATCAAGGAAGTAAAAGAAGATGTCATCGAATGGATGAAATCCAATAACAGAGCTGATGTATTCTACGAGCCAGATCAACGTCCTGTTGTTTGCAAATGCGGCACTGATGTACGAGTGGCTGTTCTAGCCGGTCAATGGTTCTTGGATTATGAAAGTCCGGGGTGGAAGAAGGAAGCCTGGAAAGCTCTGAATGAGATGTGCATCTTACCTGAAACATTCCGAAATCTGTTTGAAGCTACCTTTGACTGGCTTGCTCAGCGTCCATGTGCTAGAAAGCGGGGTATAGGCACAGAGCTGCCCTTCGATGATGAATGGATAATCGAAGCGCTTTCCGATTCCACGATCTACATGGCTTTCTATACCATTGTCAATACCATCAAGGAGGAAGACTTGGATCCAGAGCAATTGACAGTGGCTTTCTTCGATTATGTCTACCTTGGTGAAGGCGATAAGAATGAGCTGTCCCAAGAGACTGGCATATCCGTTGAGCTCTTGGATTCCATGCGTGATGAGTTCTTGTACTGGTATCCAAATGATCAGCGACACACAGCCCCTTCACATATTTCAAACCACCTGAGTTTTGCCATCTTCCATCATGTTGCAATATTCCCTGAGAAGCACTGGCTCCAATGCATCAGTTTGAACGAGCACGTGATTATGGAAGGATCCAAGATGTCCAAGAGCAAGGGGAATGTCATACCTCTGGTTGAGATTCCCAAGAAGTATGGTGCGGATGTCTATCGGATATATGCAATCTCCGCAGCTGAGCCTGGTAGCCTGATGGACTGGCGAGAAAGTGATGTACCTGCCGTTAAGAACCGATTGCGGCAGTTCATGAACATCATAGAACGCTTTGGACGTACTGAGACGGTCGAATTTGAGGATCCAGAAGATTTGGCTACACCAACGCGATGGTTGTTGTCGAAGGCCAATTCTGCTGCTGCAAAATGCGGCGAATTCATTGACAACCTGAAGCTGAGAGACTATTCTATTCGTGTTACTTCAGATATGATTCGGACCGTTAATGAGTACTTGAATCGGTCGGAGGTACCTTCCAAAGAACGTGATGACGTGATGGCGTATGTATCTGATATTTGGGTCCGATTGATTGCACCTTTGGCTCCGCATGCGGCTGAAGAAATGTGGGAGAACATGGGGCATGATGATTACATATCACTTGCTTCTTGGCCAGAAGCTGATAATCAACTGATTGACCCAACGGCTGAACAGGCTCATGAGATTGTACAACGAGCTATCGACGATGTAGAGGAAATCCAAAAACTGCTCAAGGATGAAACTCCTGAACAGGTCCATGTGTACGTATCTCCTCAGTGGAAATTTGATGCGCTTGATAGCGTTGCGGAAGCGGACCTGCCAATTGTTACTGGCAAGCTCATGGGCCACCTGATGTCGAAGGAGCAATTCCGAGAGCATGGTGGGGACGTTAAGAAGATTGTCGACAGAATCCTGAAAGAAAACGGCGTCTGGGACTACTCAGACAGTGCCAAACAGGAGCTGGCTGTTTTCAATGATGCTGAAGATTACATGTGCGCAGCTCTAGACCTAGAAGTCCATGTTCATGATGCAGCGGACCCTGAATACGATCCAAAGGGCAAAGCCACATTTGCCTTGCCAGGACGCCCCTCTCTCTACTTGGAATAG
- a CDS encoding 4Fe-4S dicluster domain-containing protein has protein sequence MVELEFVIGDPRVCTGCMICVNVCSMRFFKTISPARSRARVLRIEPALDFPLFCRNCEDAPCIDACPEGAIRRTKKGTVIISEAKCTGTGDCVEACPYAAIKINPDTGKAIKCIQCGECVSRCPVDALQITTREKLQETDPDGEILSLHDEHADILYGKEETP, from the coding sequence TTGGTTGAGCTAGAATTTGTGATAGGGGATCCTCGGGTTTGTACTGGTTGCATGATATGTGTTAACGTATGTAGCATGCGCTTCTTCAAGACGATAAGCCCCGCAAGATCTCGTGCAAGAGTATTACGAATAGAACCTGCTCTAGATTTCCCACTCTTCTGTAGGAACTGTGAGGATGCACCTTGTATTGACGCTTGTCCAGAGGGCGCTATTCGACGGACTAAGAAGGGGACCGTCATAATCAGTGAAGCAAAGTGCACAGGTACTGGAGATTGTGTGGAAGCCTGCCCGTACGCTGCGATAAAGATTAACCCAGATACAGGGAAGGCAATCAAATGCATTCAATGTGGCGAATGTGTTAGTCGGTGCCCAGTTGATGCCCTTCAAATTACAACTCGTGAGAAGCTTCAAGAAACGGACCCCGATGGAGAAATACTATCTCTCCATGATGAACATGCAGACATTCTATATGGAAAGGAGGAAACACCATGA
- a CDS encoding amidohydrolase family protein — protein sequence MSNEADLVIRNSRLLLESGLVRGGLAVKNGKISAIATDEHLPEGKEVIDAEGNIVMPGLIDAHAHIHDSDMLSHEDFTTGSRAAAAGGVTTVIDMPLVSQVDTPDALKKKVEAGKSMSIIDFSFTAGMMYSENVKIVRPMLEEGIAAFKAFTGEPFPADAGVMVRLLSEASEYGAQITVHAEDPGVLREFSSDMEGEWDAPISHSLSRPVIAEQLAISQLVDIAKRTGGHLHIAHVTSEVGVREIERGRKDGVMVTTEVCPHHLMFHRDQMNRLGVKSKMNPPLRTKRDKSALWSALLRGTIDITVSDHAPCPIEKKEAGTHDIREAWAGVDGTQMILRVLLSEGINRGRLPYSTLLHVASRNPARIFGLYPKKGVLRIGSDADLVIINPTKKEKINPEMMFSKCGWTLYDGLEMTGAPEMTFVRGEMVFKENRTTIRPGHGEFQQMGLSNKNLGGAHIG from the coding sequence TTGAGTAATGAGGCCGACCTAGTAATCAGAAATTCCCGCCTTCTCTTAGAATCGGGATTGGTAAGAGGGGGCCTTGCAGTAAAGAATGGCAAGATTTCCGCCATAGCAACAGATGAGCATCTTCCAGAAGGTAAAGAGGTTATTGATGCCGAAGGAAACATAGTGATGCCGGGTTTGATTGATGCTCATGCACATATCCATGATTCTGACATGCTGAGCCATGAAGATTTCACCACAGGTTCACGGGCAGCTGCTGCAGGAGGGGTTACAACGGTCATTGATATGCCACTTGTAAGCCAAGTCGATACACCAGACGCCCTCAAGAAGAAAGTGGAAGCGGGTAAATCGATGTCCATTATTGATTTCTCGTTTACTGCGGGAATGATGTACTCCGAGAATGTCAAAATAGTCAGGCCAATGCTCGAAGAAGGAATAGCTGCTTTCAAAGCCTTTACCGGAGAACCGTTTCCAGCCGATGCTGGAGTAATGGTACGATTGCTCAGTGAAGCCTCCGAATATGGAGCTCAAATCACTGTGCATGCAGAAGACCCGGGAGTCCTCAGAGAGTTTTCAAGTGACATGGAAGGAGAATGGGACGCCCCGATAAGCCATTCACTTTCACGGCCAGTGATTGCTGAACAGCTTGCGATTTCTCAGCTTGTAGATATTGCGAAAAGAACAGGAGGGCATTTGCATATAGCACATGTGACTAGTGAGGTAGGCGTCAGGGAAATCGAAAGAGGGAGGAAAGATGGGGTGATGGTCACAACGGAAGTCTGTCCTCATCACCTGATGTTTCATAGAGATCAGATGAACAGGCTCGGAGTCAAGAGCAAGATGAATCCCCCTCTGAGAACCAAACGTGATAAATCAGCGCTTTGGTCAGCATTACTTAGGGGAACAATTGATATTACCGTGAGCGATCATGCACCCTGTCCAATAGAAAAGAAAGAAGCAGGAACACATGACATCAGAGAGGCCTGGGCAGGTGTAGATGGAACACAAATGATCCTACGTGTGCTTCTATCAGAGGGTATCAATAGGGGGAGGTTGCCTTATTCCACACTCTTGCATGTTGCTTCCAGAAATCCAGCAAGAATATTCGGCCTTTATCCGAAGAAGGGAGTACTAAGAATTGGATCTGATGCTGATTTGGTTATCATCAATCCAACCAAGAAGGAGAAGATAAACCCCGAAATGATGTTCTCGAAGTGCGGATGGACACTGTATGATGGTCTTGAAATGACTGGAGCTCCAGAAATGACATTCGTTAGGGGTGAAATGGTTTTCAAAGAGAACAGGACAACCATCAGACCAGGCCACGGAGAATTCCAGCAGATGGGACTATCAAATAAAAATCTAGGAGGAGCACATATTGGTTGA
- a CDS encoding Ni/Fe hydrogenase subunit alpha, with the protein MTDERTIRIEPVTRLEGHGELTIKLGKGGKVKDVQFNISSTRFFEKFLEGRLAEEVPRIAERICGICPVPHLLASVKAVEAAWDVNPPSAAEKVRRLFLNAKQLSSHGLHFFALAAPDFLAGPFADPSQRNVVNIIKSLPDVGKLALQVMEYGQDLVSAIGGKSIHPVTATPGGMLNPFSEEHRDNFLERMEDLKEWTTDTVELAKKVVDDYWDVIENFAVVPTYYLGMHYRGNYEIYDGRLRVMNPEGEIVENFPAKRYRKYYGEHVPDHSYATHIYYKPAGYPEGVWRANSLARINVADKMPTPLAQEALEELREKLGRPTHATFAYHWARVIEMIQAVEEMEKLLTDPEIVSTDVKLSDVEPKKGNGVGVVEAPRGTLLHHYWTDEKGIVTKTNLVVATNNNIGGIEKSLMKAAKQVFENKEHENLNLPDPMIK; encoded by the coding sequence ATGACAGACGAGAGGACAATTCGGATTGAACCTGTTACCCGGCTTGAGGGACATGGAGAACTCACAATCAAGCTGGGCAAAGGCGGAAAGGTAAAGGACGTTCAGTTCAACATTTCCAGCACCCGTTTCTTCGAGAAGTTCCTGGAAGGGCGTTTGGCTGAAGAGGTACCAAGAATAGCAGAGCGAATTTGTGGTATCTGCCCGGTCCCACACCTTCTCGCATCAGTGAAAGCGGTGGAAGCCGCATGGGACGTGAATCCGCCATCCGCAGCAGAGAAAGTTCGCAGGCTGTTCTTGAACGCCAAACAACTATCCTCTCATGGACTTCATTTCTTCGCGCTAGCTGCCCCTGATTTTCTCGCAGGGCCATTTGCGGACCCGTCACAACGGAATGTTGTCAACATAATCAAGTCGCTCCCAGATGTAGGCAAGCTTGCTCTCCAAGTCATGGAATACGGCCAGGATTTAGTCTCCGCAATAGGTGGAAAATCAATCCATCCTGTTACCGCAACTCCAGGCGGTATGCTGAACCCGTTTTCGGAGGAACACAGAGACAACTTCCTCGAAAGAATGGAAGACTTGAAGGAATGGACAACTGATACTGTGGAGCTCGCAAAGAAGGTTGTTGATGATTACTGGGACGTTATCGAGAATTTTGCGGTTGTGCCAACATACTATCTTGGTATGCATTACCGCGGAAACTATGAAATCTATGATGGTCGCCTGCGTGTTATGAATCCTGAAGGAGAAATCGTTGAAAACTTTCCTGCTAAGAGATACAGAAAGTACTATGGCGAGCACGTCCCTGATCACTCCTATGCCACTCATATCTACTACAAACCAGCTGGGTATCCAGAGGGGGTCTGGCGGGCAAACAGCCTCGCTAGAATCAATGTAGCTGATAAGATGCCTACTCCGCTGGCGCAAGAAGCGCTTGAGGAGCTTAGGGAGAAACTCGGAAGACCTACCCATGCTACATTCGCTTATCATTGGGCAAGGGTCATTGAGATGATACAAGCAGTTGAAGAAATGGAGAAACTGCTTACAGATCCCGAGATTGTCAGCACAGATGTGAAACTCAGTGATGTTGAACCCAAGAAAGGCAATGGCGTGGGTGTTGTGGAAGCCCCACGAGGAACGCTGCTTCATCATTACTGGACAGACGAAAAAGGGATAGTAACGAAAACAAACCTCGTGGTCGCGACCAATAACAATATAGGCGGCATTGAGAAAAGCCTGATGAAAGCAGCCAAACAAGTGTTCGAGAACAAAGAGCACGAAAACTTGAACCTACCTGATCCTATGATCAAGTAA
- a CDS encoding Lrp/AsnC family transcriptional regulator: MIVAFVMAKVDSKKTRDVLEKVKKFDQVEEAYVIYGAYDLIIQGSFESPEALSSFVVDDLRRIDGVKDTVTNVAASST; the protein is encoded by the coding sequence GTGATTGTTGCTTTTGTAATGGCCAAAGTAGATTCAAAGAAAACACGTGATGTACTTGAGAAAGTGAAGAAGTTCGACCAGGTTGAAGAAGCATACGTCATTTATGGGGCGTATGATCTCATAATCCAAGGCAGCTTCGAGTCACCTGAAGCACTCAGCTCATTTGTTGTCGATGATCTTCGCCGTATTGACGGTGTGAAGGACACCGTAACCAATGTCGCTGCTTCATCTACGTAG
- a CDS encoding aldehyde ferredoxin oxidoreductase — protein sequence MKGVGGEILWIDLTEQEIDARPIEESMVRKFLLGAGFLSKVLFDHIPADADPLSSENVLGIATGLLTGSMFPQASRHLVAALSPLTGIWGESHAAGFWGPELKMAGYDAIIFKGISPEPVYLNIRDDDVALVDAKNIWGKDVFETDELLHKRHGKKCRILSIGPAGENLVRFAAIMNDRDRASARSGLGAVMGSKKVKAISVRGTGKIDVADPDNYLKEMDRFHKRMLDNPFTPERAKYGTTNLVEMMQEIGRLPSYNFRQGVFDEYEKISGQKIYDEHLVKARADWCCLQRCGRVTTVREGPYKYTGGAPEFETQSSLGSRCGNDNVESVLFGHHLANKYGMDTISLGGTISWAMEAWDEGLLTEEDTEGIDLSWGNAEAIIELTKMIAHREGFGDLLAEGSAKAAEEIGRGTEKFVMAVKKQEIAGQEPRAQKSMGLAAATAARGADHLYAFPVLDEAGFDDEIRERFGEEYLPEMTDRLNPKYKGIMVKECEDYMVVVESVGLCKYGTQIPPEFYYPAVSKAIQIHNGIELSEKQLKEIGERIVNINRLFNAMRGITRKDDSLPKRLTQQAAPTGPSKGQTVELDDMLEEYYEERGWNLESGLPTKETLRRLSLEEEMKRTGLW from the coding sequence ATGAAGGGAGTAGGTGGAGAAATACTTTGGATCGACCTCACAGAGCAAGAGATTGATGCTCGGCCGATTGAAGAATCGATGGTAAGGAAATTCCTTCTCGGAGCTGGATTCCTATCCAAGGTTCTCTTCGATCACATCCCAGCAGATGCAGACCCTCTCTCTTCAGAGAATGTTTTGGGAATAGCAACTGGTCTCCTAACAGGTTCGATGTTTCCTCAGGCATCTAGACATCTGGTTGCGGCTTTGTCCCCCCTAACAGGAATATGGGGAGAAAGCCATGCAGCTGGGTTCTGGGGCCCAGAGCTGAAAATGGCTGGATACGATGCTATCATCTTCAAAGGAATCTCGCCCGAACCAGTATACCTGAACATCCGAGACGATGATGTTGCGCTTGTCGATGCAAAAAATATCTGGGGGAAAGATGTTTTCGAAACCGACGAATTGCTTCACAAGCGACACGGAAAGAAATGTCGAATACTTTCAATTGGACCGGCAGGAGAAAACCTCGTTAGATTCGCCGCCATCATGAACGACAGAGACCGCGCATCAGCGAGATCAGGTCTTGGAGCAGTCATGGGCTCTAAGAAAGTCAAGGCAATCAGTGTGCGAGGAACCGGAAAAATCGATGTTGCAGACCCAGACAACTATCTCAAGGAAATGGATCGGTTCCACAAGAGGATGCTCGATAACCCCTTTACTCCTGAACGTGCAAAATATGGAACAACGAACCTTGTGGAAATGATGCAGGAAATCGGGAGACTGCCATCCTACAACTTCCGACAAGGGGTATTTGATGAATATGAGAAGATAAGCGGCCAGAAAATCTACGACGAGCACCTCGTAAAAGCGAGGGCAGATTGGTGTTGTTTGCAGCGGTGTGGTCGAGTGACTACGGTTCGTGAAGGACCATACAAGTATACCGGAGGAGCACCCGAGTTCGAGACACAGTCTTCTCTAGGTTCCAGATGCGGAAACGACAATGTGGAGTCAGTTCTGTTCGGTCATCACCTTGCAAACAAATATGGCATGGATACAATCTCTCTCGGTGGAACAATCTCCTGGGCGATGGAAGCATGGGACGAAGGACTTCTAACAGAAGAGGATACTGAAGGAATTGACCTCTCCTGGGGGAATGCTGAAGCCATAATCGAGCTTACAAAGATGATAGCTCACAGAGAAGGGTTTGGAGATCTCTTAGCAGAAGGGAGCGCGAAAGCTGCAGAGGAGATTGGGAGAGGAACCGAAAAATTCGTCATGGCAGTGAAGAAACAGGAAATAGCCGGTCAGGAACCCCGTGCCCAGAAATCCATGGGTCTTGCGGCTGCCACTGCGGCAAGGGGTGCGGACCATCTCTATGCATTTCCGGTCCTCGACGAAGCCGGGTTCGATGATGAAATCAGAGAACGATTTGGCGAGGAATATCTACCTGAAATGACTGATAGGCTCAATCCCAAGTACAAGGGCATCATGGTCAAAGAGTGCGAGGATTACATGGTAGTCGTGGAAAGTGTCGGGCTCTGCAAATACGGAACACAGATCCCCCCAGAGTTCTATTACCCTGCAGTATCCAAGGCCATTCAGATTCACAACGGTATAGAACTATCAGAGAAACAACTGAAAGAAATAGGAGAGCGAATAGTCAATATCAATAGACTGTTCAATGCCATGCGCGGCATAACGAGAAAGGACGATAGTCTGCCTAAGAGACTTACACAGCAAGCCGCGCCGACTGGACCGTCAAAGGGACAGACCGTAGAACTTGATGATATGCTGGAAGAGTACTACGAGGAACGAGGATGGAATTTGGAAAGTGGCTTGCCCACCAAGGAAACTCTAAGGCGTTTGTCTCTCGAAGAAGAGATGAAAAGAACCGGGCTTTGGTAA
- a CDS encoding hydrogenase iron-sulfur subunit: MAKTEVKADRSDKESFEPKILAFCCNWCSYAGADLAGTSRMQMPPNVRIIRVNCTGRVDPSFILKALGQGADGVLISGCHPGDCHYTSGNLKMKARYTLLQDALDQAGINPERVHLQWASAAEGDVFAEGVKQMVKRIKKLGPNPAGKSD, encoded by the coding sequence ATGGCAAAAACTGAAGTGAAGGCTGACAGGAGCGATAAAGAGAGCTTCGAGCCCAAAATTTTGGCCTTCTGCTGTAACTGGTGTTCCTACGCAGGGGCTGATCTTGCAGGAACCAGCAGAATGCAGATGCCCCCAAATGTGCGTATTATCCGCGTGAATTGTACCGGGCGTGTAGATCCGAGTTTTATCCTGAAAGCTCTTGGTCAGGGTGCTGATGGAGTGCTCATATCAGGATGTCATCCAGGTGATTGTCATTATACGAGTGGCAATCTCAAAATGAAAGCCAGATATACTCTCCTTCAGGATGCTCTAGACCAAGCTGGAATAAACCCGGAACGGGTTCATCTGCAATGGGCAAGTGCCGCTGAAGGTGATGTTTTTGCTGAAGGAGTCAAGCAGATGGTCAAGCGAATCAAAAAGCTGGGACCAAATCCAGCCGGAAAGAGTGACTGA
- a CDS encoding cation-binding protein — protein sequence MQPIGPLMIEHRLIERMISAMKKETERIAEGGEPDPSFIETAVDFIRIYADACHHGKEEDILFRDLESVEMDDRDEKIMNELIAEHKWARNKTANLVKAKEDYIKGDEDAVGRIIAIMEELAEFYPKHIEKEDKDFFRSAMEYLDEDERDKMLEEEYEFDRKFIHALYEDVVSDAEDRYE from the coding sequence GTGCAACCAATTGGCCCGTTGATGATAGAGCACAGGCTGATCGAGCGGATGATTTCTGCAATGAAAAAGGAAACCGAACGGATTGCAGAAGGTGGAGAACCCGATCCATCTTTCATTGAAACCGCCGTAGATTTCATTCGCATCTATGCAGATGCCTGTCATCATGGAAAAGAAGAGGATATTCTGTTCAGAGATCTGGAATCGGTCGAAATGGATGATCGTGATGAAAAAATCATGAATGAACTGATTGCGGAGCATAAATGGGCAAGAAACAAAACTGCAAACTTGGTCAAGGCAAAAGAGGATTACATCAAGGGAGACGAAGATGCCGTCGGGCGTATCATTGCAATCATGGAGGAGTTGGCTGAATTCTACCCGAAGCACATCGAGAAAGAGGACAAGGATTTCTTCCGATCTGCAATGGAGTATCTCGACGAGGATGAACGAGACAAAATGCTCGAAGAGGAGTACGAATTCGATAGAAAATTCATCCATGCACTCTACGAAGATGTAGTCTCGGATGCCGAAGACCGGTATGAGTAG
- a CDS encoding F420-nonreducing hydrogenase has protein sequence MAKRVAFTQLSSCWGCDQSLVDLHLGLLDVIPELEIVYWPAVVDYKLKDLENLSDQSIEFGFVEGSCRTKEDEHLLKVMRKKSQTLIAWGSCSCYGGVQGLGNQWSIDELMERKFKTADTVTNGRIPEENMPGFTDHVKANTEIVPFELRIPGCPPTPENTLEGLTALLQGKEYKLPNKTVCDECPKEREHKTITEFHRTHEGKIDPDRCLLDQGYLCLGFATISLCGAQCPKVNTPCKGCFGPPPGVIDHGAKIISALGSVVDMDAEELREHFPDTIGSFYFTDYASSYLSKITSRKNKEES, from the coding sequence ATGGCAAAGCGCGTTGCATTCACGCAGCTGAGTTCTTGCTGGGGCTGTGACCAATCGTTAGTTGATTTGCATCTGGGTCTGTTGGACGTGATTCCTGAACTGGAAATCGTCTACTGGCCAGCGGTTGTAGATTACAAGTTGAAAGACCTTGAGAATCTGTCAGACCAATCTATCGAGTTCGGCTTTGTTGAAGGAAGTTGTAGAACAAAGGAAGATGAACATCTCCTCAAAGTGATGAGGAAAAAGAGTCAAACCCTGATTGCATGGGGGTCTTGCTCATGTTATGGAGGCGTTCAAGGTCTTGGAAACCAGTGGAGCATAGATGAGCTCATGGAACGCAAATTCAAGACAGCCGATACTGTTACGAATGGACGGATTCCTGAGGAAAACATGCCAGGTTTCACAGACCACGTAAAGGCCAACACCGAAATCGTGCCATTCGAGCTAAGGATTCCTGGTTGTCCTCCCACACCTGAGAATACCCTTGAAGGACTTACAGCCTTGCTGCAGGGGAAGGAGTACAAACTTCCAAACAAGACAGTCTGTGATGAGTGTCCCAAAGAGCGTGAACATAAGACGATAACGGAGTTCCACCGCACTCATGAAGGAAAAATAGACCCAGACCGATGCCTTCTGGATCAGGGCTACCTTTGCCTTGGTTTTGCTACTATCAGCTTGTGTGGAGCCCAATGTCCGAAGGTTAATACACCATGCAAAGGGTGTTTCGGCCCTCCACCAGGTGTGATTGATCACGGAGCAAAAATAATCTCTGCGCTCGGTTCAGTGGTGGATATGGATGCTGAAGAACTTCGAGAACACTTCCCAGATACGATTGGCTCGTTCTACTTCACAGATTATGCTAGTTCATATCTCTCGAAGATAACATCTCGAAAGAACAAGGAGGAGAGCTAA